A section of the Roseivirga sp. BDSF3-8 genome encodes:
- the queA gene encoding tRNA preQ1(34) S-adenosylmethionine ribosyltransferase-isomerase QueA, producing the protein MKLSEFKFDLPPGLLALYPAENRDESRLMVVHKDSGKIEHKVFKDVVDYFDEGDVMVVNNTKVFPARLYGNKEKTGAKIEVFLLRELNKEMHLWDVLVDPARKIRVGNKLYFGDGELVAEVIDNTTSRGRTIRFLFDGTDEEFYKTIDELGETPLPKYIKRDAEPEDRERFQTIFAEHKGAVAAPTAGLHFTEHVIKRLQIKGVELEPITLHIGLGTFRPVDVEDLTKHKMDSENFRVYDKTADMVNDALDHKRRVVAVGTTTMRSLESSVSASGRLKANEGWTDKFIFPPYEFKICNSLITNFHMPESTLLMMAAAFGGYDLIMEAYQTAIKEKYRFFSYGDAMLIL; encoded by the coding sequence ATGAAATTATCAGAATTCAAGTTCGACCTGCCCCCCGGTCTATTGGCCTTATATCCGGCCGAAAACAGGGATGAATCCCGTCTTATGGTAGTCCATAAGGACAGCGGCAAAATCGAGCACAAAGTCTTTAAAGACGTAGTAGATTACTTTGATGAAGGCGACGTAATGGTCGTAAACAATACAAAGGTATTTCCTGCCCGTCTTTACGGAAACAAAGAAAAAACCGGTGCCAAGATAGAAGTATTCCTACTCAGGGAACTGAACAAGGAAATGCATCTTTGGGACGTGCTGGTAGACCCCGCCCGGAAGATCCGTGTGGGCAACAAGCTGTATTTCGGAGATGGTGAGCTAGTTGCCGAAGTAATTGATAATACCACCTCCCGTGGCCGGACTATCCGGTTCCTTTTTGACGGAACGGACGAGGAGTTTTACAAGACTATCGATGAGCTTGGTGAGACCCCTCTACCCAAATACATCAAACGTGACGCAGAGCCTGAGGACAGAGAGCGTTTTCAGACAATCTTTGCTGAGCATAAAGGTGCTGTAGCAGCCCCTACTGCAGGTCTCCACTTTACCGAGCACGTGATTAAGCGCCTTCAGATCAAAGGCGTGGAACTCGAGCCCATTACCCTGCATATTGGTCTGGGTACTTTCCGCCCTGTAGATGTGGAAGACCTTACCAAGCATAAAATGGACAGCGAGAATTTCCGCGTATATGACAAGACTGCCGACATGGTAAATGACGCACTTGATCATAAGCGCAGAGTGGTAGCGGTAGGTACTACCACCATGCGATCCCTGGAAAGCTCAGTATCTGCTAGCGGAAGGCTAAAAGCTAATGAAGGGTGGACGGATAAATTCATCTTCCCTCCTTATGAGTTCAAGATATGTAATTCTCTGATCACCAACTTCCATATGCCAGAGTCAACGTTGCTTATGATGGCAGCTGCCTTTGGTGGATACGATCTGATCATGGAAGCGTATCAGACGGCTATCAAAGAAAAGTATCGCTTCTTCAGCTATGGAGATGCCATGCTTATTCTTTAA
- a CDS encoding zinc dependent phospholipase C family protein, with protein MKKILSILLVMIGAAPAMGWGFMAHRKINHQAVFSLPPELFVFYKRHIRYITENAVNPDQRRYAVEWEAPRHFIDLDKYGDSAAHKLPRYWKEAAELYGEDTLNAHGIVPWHINRMYYQLKEAFENNDARAILRLSADVGHYIADAHVPLHTTSNYNGQLTGQHGIHGFWESRLPELFAEDYDFFVGKADYLMNTQESAWQAVISGNEALDSVLLFEKELTMTYGDEKYSYEERGSAIVKTYNRNFSTRYHEALAGQVERQMQASIKLVADMWYTCWVDAGQPDMGAIAGFEFSEKEKHEEEERKKSWLEAVIFGREHEH; from the coding sequence ATGAAAAAAATCTTATCAATTCTTCTGGTAATGATAGGGGCAGCCCCGGCCATGGGATGGGGGTTTATGGCCCATCGCAAGATAAATCATCAGGCGGTATTTTCCTTGCCTCCTGAATTATTTGTGTTTTACAAACGACACATCCGCTACATAACAGAGAATGCGGTAAACCCTGATCAAAGGAGGTATGCAGTGGAGTGGGAGGCTCCCCGGCATTTCATTGATCTTGACAAATATGGAGATAGTGCGGCCCATAAGTTGCCCCGGTACTGGAAAGAAGCCGCAGAGCTGTATGGAGAGGATACGCTCAATGCTCATGGAATTGTCCCCTGGCATATCAACAGGATGTATTATCAATTGAAAGAAGCTTTTGAAAATAATGATGCCCGGGCCATCCTCAGGCTTTCTGCCGACGTCGGGCATTATATAGCAGATGCCCATGTTCCTCTCCACACCACTAGTAACTACAACGGGCAGCTAACCGGACAGCATGGTATACATGGCTTTTGGGAAAGCCGGCTGCCAGAGCTTTTTGCAGAGGATTATGATTTTTTTGTGGGTAAGGCAGATTACCTGATGAATACCCAGGAAAGCGCATGGCAGGCTGTTATAAGTGGCAATGAAGCGCTTGATTCAGTTCTTTTATTCGAAAAGGAGCTAACCATGACTTATGGTGACGAAAAGTATAGCTATGAGGAAAGAGGTAGTGCTATAGTAAAAACCTACAACCGTAATTTTAGCACACGATACCATGAGGCTCTGGCCGGTCAGGTAGAGAGACAAATGCAGGCTAGTATTAAGCTGGTGGCTGACATGTGGTACACTTGCTGGGTGGATGCTGGCCAGCCTGATATGGGAGCAATAGCAGGTTTCGAGTTTTCGGAAAAGGAGAAGCATGAAGAAGAGGAGAGAAAAAAGTCTTGGCTAGAGGCGGTTATTTTTGGTAGGGAACATGAGCATTAA
- a CDS encoding DUF1684 domain-containing protein, whose translation MRNRNVLLLTLLGVAVLIIIIYGFNTSQDPQAYAETISEERKKSERFLLYNEDSPLDEEDKKNFKGLNYYEPDLTYKVRAKVTPIGGNQEITLPTSDGAEQTYRKFGYARFEIDGKPQQLLLLEVQDDPDELFLAFADATSARETYGGGRYLDLTRPAGESVTLDFNLAYNPYCAYVEGYSCPFPPPENTLNIPIRAGEKDY comes from the coding sequence ATGAGGAACCGCAACGTACTACTGTTAACCCTACTGGGTGTCGCCGTACTGATCATTATCATTTACGGCTTCAATACCTCCCAGGACCCTCAGGCCTACGCTGAGACAATCAGTGAGGAGAGAAAAAAATCAGAACGGTTTTTACTATATAATGAGGACTCCCCACTGGATGAAGAGGATAAAAAAAACTTTAAGGGGCTGAACTACTATGAACCTGACCTTACCTATAAAGTACGGGCTAAGGTGACTCCTATCGGCGGAAATCAGGAAATTACCCTCCCTACCTCTGACGGCGCGGAGCAAACCTACCGTAAGTTTGGTTATGCGCGCTTTGAAATAGACGGCAAACCACAACAATTATTGCTGCTGGAAGTACAGGATGATCCTGATGAATTATTCCTGGCCTTTGCTGATGCCACCAGCGCCAGAGAAACTTACGGGGGAGGCCGGTACCTCGATCTGACAAGGCCGGCGGGCGAGTCAGTTACACTGGATTTTAATCTCGCGTATAATCCATACTGTGCCTACGTGGAAGGCTACAGTTGTCCTTTTCCTCCTCCTGAAAACACACTAAATATCCCTATCCGTGCCGGCGAAAAGGATTACTGA
- a CDS encoding DUF349 domain-containing protein, translating to MTAINHEFGYIQDGKVFRKGFLEFPDRQIGEVKQDEETTIKYFEDRYAIASGKVEQLEKQVTEAENKGSYLMKLIHMRDYLVNFDALGDFVVLFEKLDKIEEELRAIINVNRQKNLEIKRALLEEAKEYAEIQDLREAGEKYKDLKMRWIKTGSVEDEYKEEVEDRFHEIVQGFYDRRQAYFDHRQKMMDRKIDQYRELVDRTESLKRELDPRKAVDESRRLQQQWRRLDRIPASVRNELWATFKRNNDYIYRRFKQQGERRGPGGAPNRRQGGQGNYQNREQNLMAKKELLERAKTLEDRSDRDSVEEVKRLQTTWKSIGSVPPEEGRKLAENFHIICDLVRERNFLDKLTHSRLGDTPAKKDELELKIKILQDLLSRDERELDLFQDNVNKLNSDTNSFNRMLDGKLSLQQRKVTVKRRIMDELRSELASI from the coding sequence TTGACAGCTATTAACCACGAATTCGGGTACATACAGGACGGCAAAGTATTCAGAAAAGGCTTTTTAGAATTTCCTGACCGCCAGATAGGTGAGGTGAAACAGGACGAAGAGACCACCATCAAATACTTTGAGGACAGGTATGCTATAGCCAGCGGAAAAGTAGAGCAGCTAGAAAAGCAGGTAACGGAAGCTGAAAATAAAGGCTCATACCTGATGAAGCTTATACATATGCGCGATTACCTGGTCAATTTTGATGCGCTGGGTGATTTTGTTGTGCTGTTCGAAAAACTGGACAAAATAGAAGAGGAGCTCCGGGCGATCATTAATGTAAACCGCCAGAAAAACCTTGAAATCAAGAGAGCCTTGCTTGAGGAGGCTAAAGAGTATGCTGAGATCCAGGACCTCAGAGAAGCAGGGGAGAAGTATAAAGACTTAAAAATGCGCTGGATAAAAACCGGCAGCGTTGAGGATGAATATAAAGAGGAAGTAGAAGACCGATTCCATGAGATCGTTCAGGGCTTCTATGATCGCCGCCAGGCCTACTTCGACCATCGCCAGAAAATGATGGATCGTAAAATAGATCAGTACCGGGAGCTGGTAGACCGTACTGAAAGCCTGAAAAGAGAACTGGATCCACGCAAAGCCGTAGACGAAAGCCGCAGGCTGCAACAACAGTGGAGGCGACTGGATCGTATTCCTGCCAGTGTAAGAAATGAACTGTGGGCTACCTTTAAGCGCAATAACGATTACATCTACAGAAGATTCAAACAGCAGGGGGAGCGACGTGGTCCCGGTGGTGCTCCGAACAGAAGACAGGGAGGTCAGGGAAATTATCAGAATCGTGAGCAGAACCTGATGGCGAAAAAAGAGCTTCTGGAAAGGGCTAAAACCCTGGAAGACAGAAGTGATCGTGATTCGGTGGAGGAAGTGAAAAGATTACAGACTACCTGGAAGTCTATCGGTAGCGTGCCGCCCGAAGAAGGCCGTAAACTAGCTGAGAACTTCCACATTATCTGTGACCTGGTTCGTGAAAGAAACTTCCTGGATAAGCTCACTCACTCTCGCTTGGGCGATACGCCGGCCAAAAAGGATGAACTTGAACTGAAGATAAAAATTCTCCAGGATCTGCTGAGCCGTGATGAGCGTGAGCTGGACCTGTTCCAGGATAACGTCAATAAGCTCAATAGTGATACTAACAGCTTTAACAGAATGCTGGACGGAAAACTGAGCCTGCAGCAACGTAAAGTGACTGTAAAGCGGCGTATCATGGATGAGTTGCGCTCAGAGCTCGCATCTATCTGA
- the ettA gene encoding energy-dependent translational throttle protein EttA: protein MSNEKIIFSMSGVSKIYPPKKQVLKDIYLSFFYGAKIGVLGLNGAGKSSLLRIIAGKDKNYNGEVVFSPGYSVGMLEQEPELDPSKSVKEVVEEGAGEIVALLKEFEEINAAFATPEVMEDPDKMNDLIEKQAKVQDKLDASNAWELETRLERAMDALRTPPADAKIENLSGGEKRRVALCRLLLQEPDVLLLDEPTNHLDAESVLWLEQHLQQYKGTVIAVTHDRYFLDNVAGWILELDRGEGIPWKGNYSSWLEQKQKRLAQEEKTESKRQKTLERELEWIRMSPKARQAKSKARISAYEKMAGEEAKEKESKLELYIPPGPRLGSKVIEAQGVSKSFGEKLLFEDLTFSLPQGGIVGVIGPNGAGKTTLFRLITGQAEPDAGTFDVGSTVEIAYVDQEHHQLDPEKTVWENISEGNELMSLGGKEVNSRAYVSKFNFSGTDQSKKVGNLSGGERNRVHLAMTLKENANLLLLDEPTNDLDVNTLRALEDALENFAGCAVVISHDRWFLDRIATHILAFEGNSQVYWFEGNFSDYEENRKARLGDSEPTRIKYKSLG, encoded by the coding sequence ATGAGCAACGAAAAGATCATCTTTTCCATGTCGGGAGTGAGTAAAATATACCCTCCCAAGAAACAGGTTTTAAAAGACATTTACCTCTCATTTTTTTACGGTGCAAAGATCGGTGTCCTTGGCCTTAATGGCGCGGGTAAGTCCTCTTTGCTGCGCATAATAGCTGGTAAAGATAAAAATTACAACGGCGAAGTTGTATTCAGCCCCGGTTATTCCGTAGGTATGCTGGAGCAGGAGCCTGAACTGGATCCATCCAAGAGTGTGAAGGAAGTAGTGGAGGAAGGCGCCGGTGAGATTGTAGCTCTCCTTAAGGAGTTTGAGGAAATTAACGCTGCATTTGCCACCCCCGAGGTGATGGAGGATCCGGACAAAATGAACGACCTCATCGAAAAGCAGGCAAAGGTTCAGGATAAACTGGATGCATCTAATGCCTGGGAGCTGGAAACCCGGCTGGAGCGGGCCATGGACGCCCTGCGTACCCCTCCTGCGGATGCTAAGATTGAGAACCTCTCCGGAGGTGAAAAAAGACGAGTAGCACTTTGCCGCCTATTACTACAGGAGCCGGATGTACTGCTATTGGATGAGCCTACTAACCACCTTGACGCCGAGTCTGTACTATGGCTGGAGCAGCACCTGCAACAATATAAGGGTACGGTGATTGCCGTTACCCACGACCGTTATTTCCTTGATAATGTAGCTGGCTGGATACTTGAACTTGACCGTGGAGAGGGTATCCCATGGAAAGGCAACTACAGCAGCTGGCTGGAGCAAAAGCAGAAACGCCTGGCCCAGGAAGAAAAAACCGAAAGCAAGCGCCAGAAAACACTGGAGCGTGAGCTTGAGTGGATACGCATGAGCCCCAAAGCCCGTCAGGCTAAGTCAAAGGCCAGGATCAGTGCCTACGAGAAAATGGCCGGTGAGGAAGCTAAGGAGAAAGAATCAAAACTGGAGCTATACATCCCACCGGGACCTCGCCTCGGGTCAAAAGTTATCGAAGCCCAGGGTGTGTCCAAGTCCTTTGGTGAAAAGCTGCTTTTCGAAGACCTTACCTTTAGCCTGCCGCAAGGGGGCATAGTAGGTGTAATAGGACCTAATGGTGCTGGTAAGACTACGCTCTTCCGCCTTATCACCGGCCAGGCTGAGCCTGATGCCGGCACTTTTGACGTGGGTAGCACAGTAGAAATAGCTTATGTAGACCAGGAGCACCATCAACTTGACCCTGAAAAAACAGTATGGGAAAACATTTCCGAAGGGAACGAGCTGATGAGCCTTGGTGGCAAAGAAGTGAACAGCCGGGCATACGTAAGTAAGTTCAACTTCAGCGGGACAGACCAGAGCAAGAAAGTGGGCAACCTCTCCGGAGGAGAGCGTAACCGGGTGCATCTGGCAATGACCCTTAAGGAAAATGCCAACCTGCTGCTACTTGATGAACCTACCAATGACCTTGACGTGAATACGCTCCGTGCGCTGGAAGATGCTTTAGAAAACTTCGCTGGCTGTGCGGTAGTGATTTCTCACGACAGGTGGTTCCTTGACCGTATCGCCACGCACATTCTGGCATTTGAAGGCAACTCACAGGTATATTGGTTTGAAGGTAATTTCTCGGACTACGAAGAAAACCGCAAAGCCCGCCTGGGTGATTCCGAACCTACAAGGATTAAATACAAAAGCCTGGGATAA
- the radC gene encoding DNA repair protein RadC, with translation MKEEQKGPTGIYTWAEEDRPREKLLLKGKEALSDAELLTILIGSGSAGVSALDLSKNILKGSENSLDKLGKLSVRDLMKFKGIGEAKAISIIAALELGRRRRENSPESKPRIRCSRDAYDIIWPLLADQSQEQFWVIMMNRAGFVVKKSLISQGGVDQTSVDPRVIFKEAISELCSTIILVHNHPSGNVNPSKEDIAITRKLSQAGNLLDIKVADHIIFTNHRYYSFLDEDIMP, from the coding sequence ATGAAAGAAGAACAAAAAGGCCCTACCGGGATATATACCTGGGCAGAAGAAGACCGCCCGCGTGAAAAGCTATTACTGAAAGGCAAAGAGGCTCTTTCAGATGCTGAGCTGCTAACCATTCTTATAGGAAGCGGTTCAGCTGGAGTAAGCGCTCTGGATCTATCAAAAAACATTCTGAAAGGATCTGAAAACAGCCTTGACAAGCTTGGAAAGCTATCTGTCAGGGATCTGATGAAGTTCAAAGGTATTGGCGAAGCTAAGGCAATCTCTATCATTGCAGCTTTGGAACTGGGCAGACGACGAAGAGAAAACAGCCCTGAGAGTAAACCAAGAATCCGGTGCAGCCGTGATGCCTATGACATCATCTGGCCCCTGCTAGCCGATCAGTCCCAGGAACAGTTCTGGGTGATCATGATGAACCGGGCAGGCTTTGTAGTAAAAAAGTCTCTTATTAGTCAGGGGGGTGTCGATCAGACAAGCGTGGATCCGCGCGTTATTTTTAAAGAAGCTATAAGCGAGCTTTGCAGTACTATAATCTTAGTGCATAATCACCCCTCAGGAAACGTCAATCCGTCCAAGGAAGACATTGCTATAACCCGCAAGCTATCTCAGGCAGGTAACTTGTTGGATATTAAGGTAGCCGACCACATTATTTTTACCAATCACCGCTACTACAGTTTTCTGGACGAAGATATCATGCCGTGA
- the pheT gene encoding phenylalanine--tRNA ligase subunit beta encodes MKISLNWLKDLVDIQETNEEIADQLTDTGLEVEGVEETDSVPGGLRGVVIGEVLTCKSHPNADRLRVTTVDVGDSEPKQIVCGAPNVAAGQKVAVATVGAMLYPAGSEPFKIKKSKIRGEVSEGMICAEDELNLGTDHDGIMVLETDMPNGTPAATYFNIEKTTVIEIGLTPNRADAASHLGVARDIKALHHRDIKQPSVEAFKVENTDYPIEVVIDNKDACPRYTGITVSNVEVKESPEWLQERLRSIGLAPLNNIVDVTNYILHELGQPLHAFDADQIKGKKIVVRNMPEGTKFTTLDSVERTLSGEDLIISNAEEGMAIAGVFGGLGSGIKNTTRNIFIESAYFSPDHIRRTAMRHGLKTDASFRYERGTDPNITVYALKRAALLVKEVAGGTISSEIVDVYPDPIQDFRVPVTYKNVHRLIGQQLPNEKIKSILEWLDIKVEEETETGFTAIVPPYRVDVTREADIVEEIIRIYGFNNIALPETVGSNFLSDFETFPSHKVKQQIREILSGSGLNEIINNSLTKPAYADNNPQLNGDESVAMLNKLSEDLGVLRQSMVYGGLESLARNINHRQRNLAMFEFGKVYRKTEGKYKEKEQLAIWLTGKKAPENWLSGNEEVTFHDLSGIVNKVLGRFGIQPADSEAFHEGQFDYALKHSLNGKEIVTLGKLNKKTTKQAEVSQTVFYAEFDWGYLMKQTGKPLKYKEVARFPEVRRDLSLVIDKSVSFDRIRKIAEQYERKLLRKISVFDVYEGDKVGENKKAYALSFILQDNEKTLNDKAIDKTMSKLMKAFEKEIDAHIRK; translated from the coding sequence ATGAAAATATCACTTAATTGGCTCAAGGACCTCGTAGACATTCAAGAAACCAATGAAGAAATAGCCGACCAACTTACAGACACAGGTCTGGAGGTGGAAGGAGTGGAAGAAACTGACAGTGTGCCTGGAGGCCTCCGCGGAGTGGTCATAGGTGAAGTGCTTACCTGTAAGAGTCACCCCAATGCCGACCGACTGCGGGTGACAACGGTGGATGTAGGTGATTCTGAACCTAAACAGATTGTATGCGGAGCACCTAATGTAGCCGCTGGCCAGAAAGTAGCTGTGGCTACTGTAGGCGCAATGCTTTACCCTGCCGGAAGCGAGCCTTTTAAGATCAAGAAATCAAAGATCAGAGGTGAGGTATCCGAAGGTATGATATGTGCAGAAGATGAACTGAATCTCGGCACCGACCACGATGGCATTATGGTATTGGAAACAGATATGCCAAATGGTACACCTGCAGCAACATACTTCAATATTGAGAAGACCACGGTAATAGAAATAGGCCTTACACCAAACCGGGCAGACGCCGCATCTCACCTGGGTGTAGCCCGGGACATAAAGGCACTGCACCATCGTGACATTAAGCAACCTTCCGTAGAGGCTTTTAAGGTAGAAAACACAGACTACCCTATTGAGGTGGTGATAGACAATAAAGATGCCTGTCCTCGGTACACAGGCATTACTGTGTCTAATGTGGAGGTAAAAGAAAGCCCCGAATGGCTCCAGGAACGGCTTAGGTCAATCGGGCTTGCCCCGCTAAATAATATCGTCGATGTCACTAACTACATTCTCCACGAACTGGGCCAGCCTTTGCATGCGTTTGACGCTGATCAGATCAAGGGGAAAAAAATCGTAGTGAGAAACATGCCTGAAGGCACGAAGTTTACCACTCTTGATAGCGTGGAAAGAACGCTCAGCGGTGAAGACCTCATCATAAGCAATGCTGAGGAAGGAATGGCGATAGCGGGTGTTTTTGGCGGACTAGGCTCCGGGATAAAAAACACTACCCGTAACATTTTCATTGAGAGCGCCTACTTCTCTCCCGACCATATTCGAAGAACGGCCATGCGCCATGGGCTTAAAACGGACGCTAGCTTCCGCTATGAAAGAGGTACAGACCCTAATATTACAGTATATGCTTTAAAAAGAGCTGCCCTACTGGTAAAGGAGGTAGCTGGAGGCACGATCTCATCTGAAATTGTGGACGTGTACCCTGATCCGATCCAGGATTTTCGCGTACCGGTAACCTACAAGAATGTACACCGGTTGATCGGGCAGCAGCTACCCAATGAAAAAATCAAGTCTATCCTTGAGTGGCTCGATATTAAGGTGGAAGAAGAAACAGAAACTGGCTTTACTGCTATCGTGCCTCCTTATCGCGTGGATGTAACCCGGGAGGCTGACATTGTCGAAGAGATTATCAGAATATACGGCTTCAATAATATTGCTCTTCCCGAAACGGTGGGAAGCAACTTCCTAAGCGATTTTGAGACTTTTCCCAGTCATAAGGTCAAACAACAGATTCGCGAGATACTATCCGGCAGCGGCCTTAATGAGATTATAAACAACTCACTGACCAAGCCAGCCTATGCGGATAATAATCCTCAGCTTAACGGCGATGAGAGTGTGGCAATGCTTAATAAGCTGAGTGAAGACCTGGGAGTATTGCGTCAGAGCATGGTGTATGGCGGGCTCGAGTCCCTGGCCCGAAATATCAATCATCGCCAGCGCAATCTTGCTATGTTTGAGTTTGGTAAGGTTTATCGTAAAACCGAAGGAAAATACAAGGAAAAGGAGCAGTTGGCTATCTGGCTTACAGGTAAGAAGGCTCCGGAAAACTGGTTGTCCGGAAATGAAGAGGTTACCTTTCATGACCTTTCCGGTATAGTTAATAAGGTACTGGGCCGGTTTGGTATTCAGCCTGCTGACAGTGAGGCATTTCACGAAGGGCAGTTCGACTATGCCCTTAAGCACTCGCTAAATGGCAAAGAAATCGTTACATTAGGTAAGCTGAACAAGAAGACGACCAAGCAGGCTGAGGTATCTCAGACTGTGTTTTACGCCGAATTTGACTGGGGCTACCTGATGAAACAGACTGGTAAGCCACTGAAGTACAAAGAGGTAGCGCGATTCCCTGAAGTAAGACGCGACCTAAGCCTGGTGATAGACAAGTCTGTAAGCTTTGACCGGATTAGA
- a CDS encoding DUF2795 domain-containing protein yields MYWTLELASYLEDAPWPATKDELIDFSIRSGAPLEVMENLQELEDDGQPYENIEEIWPDYPTKEDFFFNEDEY; encoded by the coding sequence ATGTACTGGACATTAGAATTAGCTTCATATCTTGAAGACGCCCCATGGCCTGCTACTAAGGATGAGTTGATCGACTTTTCAATCAGGTCTGGAGCACCGTTGGAAGTGATGGAGAACCTGCAGGAGTTGGAAGACGATGGGCAACCATATGAGAATATCGAGGAGATATGGCCTGATTACCCTACTAAAGAGGACTTTTTCTTCAACGAAGACGAATACTAA
- a CDS encoding 2-C-methyl-D-erythritol 4-phosphate cytidylyltransferase, giving the protein MKKYALLVAGGVGRRMKSPTPKQFLIIGTKPVIIHTIEAFLGYDSGIEIILVLPQDHVGEWQRLAETYHLSESVKTCVGGGTRFQSVQAGLELVAPDSLVAIHDGVRPLIARKVIEEGYTVARKKGSAIASVPLRESIRKVGEQGSEALDRSQYRLIQTPQTFTSDLIKKAYSQRELAVFTDCASVAEYTGHEVTLIDSDYTNLKITGPEDIPLAEALLAMK; this is encoded by the coding sequence ATGAAAAAGTATGCGCTGTTAGTGGCAGGTGGCGTTGGCCGCCGCATGAAATCCCCTACCCCGAAGCAGTTTCTGATTATCGGGACTAAACCTGTAATTATTCACACCATAGAGGCATTTTTAGGGTATGATTCAGGCATTGAGATAATACTTGTTTTACCTCAGGACCATGTGGGCGAATGGCAAAGGCTTGCTGAGACCTATCATTTATCAGAGTCGGTAAAGACTTGTGTGGGAGGAGGGACACGCTTTCAAAGCGTACAAGCGGGGCTGGAACTGGTAGCACCGGATAGTCTGGTGGCCATACATGATGGGGTAAGACCGCTTATAGCCCGCAAAGTGATTGAGGAGGGGTATACAGTGGCCCGCAAGAAAGGAAGCGCCATAGCTTCGGTGCCATTGAGAGAAAGCATACGAAAAGTGGGGGAACAGGGGTCAGAAGCTCTGGATCGTTCACAGTATCGGCTAATACAAACGCCGCAGACCTTTACAAGTGACCTGATTAAGAAGGCATACAGTCAGAGGGAATTGGCGGTGTTTACCGATTGTGCGAGTGTAGCCGAATACACCGGCCATGAGGTCACCCTGATCGACAGTGATTACACTAACCTTAAAATTACCGGCCCGGAAGATATACCACTGGCAGAGGCATTGCTCGCCATGAAATAA
- the rpsT gene encoding 30S ribosomal protein S20 — protein sequence MANHKSAIKRIRSNNAKRLRNRYQAKTTRTFIKRLRNTTDKSEAQDLFTKVSRMLDKLAKKNVIHQNKANNNKSKLAKYVNSL from the coding sequence ATGGCAAATCATAAATCTGCTATTAAAAGGATCAGATCTAACAATGCGAAGCGTCTTAGGAACCGCTACCAGGCCAAGACAACTCGCACTTTTATTAAGCGTCTGAGAAACACAACCGACAAGTCTGAAGCACAAGACCTTTTCACTAAGGTTTCCAGAATGCTTGATAAGCTTGCTAAGAAGAACGTGATCCATCAGAATAAGGCTAACAACAACAAGTCGAAGCTGGCTAAGTATGTAAATAGCCTGTAA